One genomic segment of Chitinophaga sancti includes these proteins:
- the htpG gene encoding molecular chaperone HtpG has product MQKGAIRVQTENIFPIIKKFLYSDHEIFIRELVSNAVDATQKLKTLASVGEFKGELGELAISVKLDKEKKTLTISDNGIGMTAEEVDKYINQVAFSGAEEFLNKYKGQNEGTNIIGHFGLGFYSSFMVSNVVEIITQSHKDAPAVRWECDGSPEYTLEETTREAGRGTDIIMHINEESEEFLDEHRIKSILEKFCKFLPVPVKFEDNQINNTHPAWTKKPSELTTEDYQNFYKELYPFSEPPLFWIHLNVDYPFNLTGILYFPKINKSYEIQKDKISLYSNQVFVTDEVKDIVPEFLMLLHGVIDSPDIPLNVSRSYLQGDPNVKKISSYITKKVGDKLEEMFKNDRKGFEEKWESIGLFAKYGMMTDDKFLEKGNKFLILEDADGSKFYTLDEYKQETAAIQTNKEEKQVILYATNPVQQDSYITAAKAKGYKIVKLDSLVDAAFLNQMETRWEKVQFTRVDADIADNLIDKDENNSHVLTQDQETRLKSLFEKIPQQHVKVELKGLSTEAQPVIVTRPEFMRRMKDMAAVGGSGMSWYAGMPDEINMTVNANHPIYQQILKEGNDQLQEKQIRNLADLALLSQNLLTGADLTAFVTRSVELMGEKTN; this is encoded by the coding sequence ATGCAGAAAGGAGCAATACGTGTTCAGACAGAGAACATCTTCCCCATTATCAAAAAATTCCTCTATTCAGATCATGAGATCTTTATCCGCGAACTCGTAAGTAACGCGGTTGATGCAACCCAAAAATTAAAAACGCTGGCAAGTGTAGGAGAGTTCAAAGGTGAACTGGGCGAGTTGGCCATTAGCGTGAAACTTGACAAAGAGAAAAAAACGTTGACCATCTCCGACAATGGGATCGGGATGACAGCTGAAGAAGTAGATAAATACATCAACCAGGTAGCATTTTCCGGTGCGGAAGAGTTCCTGAATAAATATAAAGGTCAGAATGAAGGTACCAACATCATTGGTCATTTTGGTCTGGGTTTCTATTCTTCTTTCATGGTGAGCAATGTGGTGGAAATCATCACCCAATCTCACAAAGATGCACCAGCTGTACGTTGGGAGTGCGATGGCAGTCCTGAATATACCCTGGAAGAAACCACCCGCGAAGCTGGCAGAGGTACAGATATCATCATGCACATCAATGAGGAAAGTGAAGAATTCCTGGATGAGCATCGTATCAAATCCATCCTCGAAAAGTTCTGTAAGTTCCTGCCTGTTCCGGTTAAATTTGAAGATAACCAGATCAACAATACGCATCCTGCGTGGACGAAGAAGCCAAGTGAGCTGACTACAGAAGATTATCAGAACTTTTACAAAGAGCTGTATCCTTTCTCTGAGCCGCCACTGTTCTGGATCCACCTGAATGTAGATTATCCATTCAACCTGACAGGTATTCTCTACTTCCCTAAGATCAATAAGAGTTACGAAATCCAGAAAGATAAGATCAGCCTGTACTCTAACCAGGTATTTGTAACGGACGAAGTAAAGGACATCGTGCCTGAGTTCCTGATGCTGCTGCATGGTGTGATCGATAGTCCGGATATTCCGCTGAACGTGAGCCGTAGCTACCTGCAGGGTGATCCGAATGTGAAAAAGATCAGCTCCTACATCACGAAGAAAGTAGGGGATAAGCTGGAAGAAATGTTTAAAAACGATCGTAAAGGGTTTGAAGAGAAATGGGAATCCATCGGTCTGTTTGCTAAATATGGTATGATGACGGACGATAAGTTCCTGGAAAAAGGTAACAAGTTCCTCATTCTCGAAGATGCAGATGGTAGTAAATTCTATACGCTGGATGAATACAAGCAGGAGACAGCAGCTATTCAAACCAACAAGGAAGAAAAGCAGGTGATCCTGTACGCTACCAACCCTGTACAGCAGGATAGTTATATCACTGCTGCGAAAGCAAAGGGATATAAGATCGTGAAACTGGATAGTCTGGTAGATGCTGCTTTCCTGAACCAGATGGAGACCCGCTGGGAAAAGGTACAGTTTACCCGTGTGGATGCAGACATTGCAGATAACCTGATTGACAAGGATGAAAATAATTCACATGTACTGACACAGGATCAGGAAACACGTTTGAAATCACTGTTTGAAAAGATCCCGCAGCAGCATGTAAAAGTGGAACTGAAAGGTCTGAGTACAGAAGCACAGCCAGTGATCGTAACACGCCCTGAGTTCATGCGTCGTATGAAAGATATGGCAGCAGTAGGTGGTAGCGGTATGTCCTGGTATGCAGGTATGCCTGACGAAATCAACATGACGGTAAATGCAAACCATCCGATTTACCAGCAGATCCTGAAAGAAGGCAATGACCAGTTGCAGGAAAAGCAAATCCGCAACCTGGCTGATCTGGCTTTACTGTCACAGAATCTGTTGACAGGTGCCGACCTGACAGCCTTTGTGACCAGAAGTGTAGAATTGATGGGTGAAAAAACAAATTAA
- the rplI gene encoding 50S ribosomal protein L9 gives MQVILIQDVDNLGQKNEVAAVKNGYARNFLIPQKFAVEASPSNLKQLQERLKVQKAKEEKMLAEIAKVVEVLKAGPVKIGAKTGTSGKIFGSVTGVQIARAIKEQKGYEIDRRRIHILDDVKELGTYKAKLDFGKGNEAELEFEVVAE, from the coding sequence ATGCAAGTAATCTTAATACAAGACGTAGATAATCTGGGTCAGAAGAATGAAGTCGCTGCCGTAAAAAACGGTTACGCTAGAAACTTCCTGATCCCACAGAAATTTGCGGTAGAAGCATCTCCATCTAACCTGAAGCAACTACAGGAGCGCCTGAAAGTGCAGAAAGCGAAAGAAGAGAAAATGCTCGCCGAAATCGCTAAGGTGGTTGAAGTGCTGAAGGCTGGTCCAGTGAAAATTGGTGCTAAAACCGGTACATCCGGTAAGATCTTCGGTAGCGTTACCGGTGTTCAGATCGCTCGTGCGATTAAAGAACAGAAAGGTTACGAAATCGACCGTCGCCGCATCCACATCCTGGATGATGTAAAAGAATTAGGTACATACAAAGCGAAACTGGACTTCGGTAAAGGCAATGAAGCTGAACTGGAATTCGAAGTTGTAGCTGAGTAA
- the rpsR gene encoding 30S ribosomal protein S18, protein MAVKQEIKYLTAVKTEKRQKKYCRFKKLGIRYVDYKDAEFLKKFLNDQGKMLPRRISGNSLKFQRKVAQAIKKARQMALLPYVTDLLK, encoded by the coding sequence ATGGCAGTAAAACAAGAAATTAAGTACTTAACGGCCGTAAAAACCGAGAAACGTCAAAAGAAATATTGCCGTTTCAAGAAATTAGGCATCCGGTATGTGGATTACAAAGACGCTGAATTCCTGAAGAAATTCCTGAACGACCAGGGTAAAATGCTCCCTCGTCGTATCTCTGGTAACTCCCTGAAGTTCCAGCGCAAGGTAGCTCAGGCAATTAAAAAGGCTCGTCAGATGGCGTTGTTACCTTACGTTACTGACCTTTTAAAGTAA
- a CDS encoding Ig-like domain-containing protein — protein MKKTLLLIFTVFGVLHSFAQTQPSPQALPYQQNFDALASTSTTYPVGWQGWTLSGSPSSSFNTATPASDKALTTGTASSTANSVYNYNGKLGFLNSGSVDNCLALALNTTGQVNIALQYDVMTLRNPYDGSSNTRINEVILQYRIGSSGNFTNITGTEYQNGTTLQTTSGVTTPQDPATKTLVLPAACENQPLVQLRWVNRQISGSGSRPSFAIDNIIAGSGGADTTPPVIDSLTPLNHETNVPPTVTPSIIFSENVVAGTGHLTLHNATNGTQQVFDITSTAIVIRNQLLSVITSLAGNKSYYITIDSGAVTDNSGNAFTGIPDSTVWAFSTGAQQLDFDFNNCTTGTGIVGGFTAYSVTGAQVWDCTTFGQTLNGAQINGYSGGPVENEDWLISPAFDLTGFDYPLLSFASRTAFVGPSLQLLISTNYDGSSHPNTATWTVVNGRFPAISSDAWKTSDSINLAGFKQSSVYIAFKYTSSPTLNAARWTLDDFHLYNSPQAPLPSVDKSTSSMDFDYVKSGQQSSSQYFTFNASDFTGALTLATSAGFQLSKDSAGTYTTSLNYPVDSLSGTVTVWVRFLPTAADQAYTGALTFTSAGLNTTPIALSGTSLRSLKVVNWNMEWFGSPAQNPANDSLQQANATVILKKLDADIYALAEVVDTARFRAVVNQMPGYSYIISDFGSYADSITDVDYTSAQKLTFLYKTSVIRSIRNYGVLRKGGSANAYYNWSSGRFPFLLEATANLDGDSALINFVLIHSKANTGTTAEKIQSWQRRKDGNLELKDSLDAQYPTSNFIILGDFNDALNKTITTELAPDTTTSYIDFMNDTAHYKPLTLPLSLAGDQSTTAYTTVIDNVIASDEMAIAYLPGSAKVHKEVAQLISSYSSTTSDHYPVQTNYNLHILGNPATVENFNAIVDSGNVKVTWSTPYEINTDHYVVEKTLNLRNYVAVDTLAAQGNKDFATSYRIYDYQPWLGFSWYRLKIVSKDGSVRYSENDRVYVSLLDLIKKLIWCIIGHNLQVWVDMEKPGPAQFELIDMQGRSRFKSQQFVNKGRNTKTIDVNALPNGIYILRVQSLDGVKTSKILITK, from the coding sequence ATGAAAAAAACGCTACTCCTGATCTTTACTGTCTTTGGTGTTTTGCACTCATTTGCGCAAACCCAACCCTCCCCCCAGGCATTGCCTTACCAGCAAAACTTTGATGCATTGGCGTCTACATCCACCACTTACCCTGTTGGTTGGCAGGGCTGGACACTCTCCGGCTCCCCTTCTTCCAGCTTTAACACCGCCACTCCTGCATCAGACAAAGCGCTGACTACCGGCACCGCCTCCAGCACTGCCAACAGTGTATATAATTATAATGGTAAACTGGGTTTCCTCAATAGTGGCAGCGTGGACAACTGCCTTGCCCTGGCCCTCAATACCACCGGCCAGGTGAACATCGCATTACAATACGACGTTATGACGCTACGCAATCCTTACGATGGCAGCAGCAATACCCGTATTAACGAAGTCATCTTACAATATAGAATTGGTAGCAGCGGCAACTTTACCAACATCACTGGTACAGAATACCAAAATGGTACGACCCTTCAGACCACCAGCGGTGTCACCACGCCACAAGACCCCGCTACAAAAACACTGGTACTCCCTGCTGCCTGCGAAAACCAGCCACTGGTACAGCTTCGCTGGGTAAACCGCCAGATCAGCGGCAGTGGCTCCCGCCCCTCATTTGCCATCGACAATATTATTGCCGGTAGTGGTGGTGCCGATACCACACCTCCTGTGATCGACTCTTTAACGCCACTGAACCACGAAACAAATGTGCCGCCTACCGTTACTCCCAGCATTATTTTCTCTGAAAATGTCGTTGCAGGTACCGGTCACCTCACCTTACACAATGCTACAAACGGTACCCAGCAGGTATTTGACATCACCAGCACAGCTATTGTAATCAGAAATCAGCTGCTCAGTGTGATCACATCTCTTGCTGGCAACAAATCTTATTACATCACCATCGATAGCGGCGCCGTAACAGATAATAGTGGCAATGCTTTCACTGGTATTCCTGATAGCACCGTATGGGCTTTTTCCACAGGTGCACAACAACTGGATTTTGATTTCAACAACTGTACAACCGGTACAGGTATAGTAGGTGGCTTCACTGCCTACAGCGTAACCGGTGCACAGGTTTGGGATTGCACCACCTTTGGTCAAACCCTGAATGGTGCACAGATCAATGGCTACAGCGGAGGCCCGGTCGAAAATGAAGACTGGTTGATCTCTCCTGCTTTTGATCTTACAGGTTTTGATTATCCACTCCTTTCCTTCGCCAGCCGTACTGCTTTTGTAGGTCCATCTTTACAACTGCTCATTTCTACCAACTACGATGGCAGCAGCCATCCAAATACTGCCACATGGACGGTGGTCAATGGAAGATTCCCTGCAATCTCGTCAGATGCATGGAAAACTTCTGATAGCATCAACCTCGCTGGTTTTAAACAATCCAGTGTGTATATCGCATTTAAATATACCTCTTCTCCTACCCTGAATGCAGCCCGCTGGACATTGGATGATTTCCATCTCTACAATAGCCCTCAGGCACCATTACCATCAGTAGACAAGTCTACCTCCAGTATGGATTTCGACTATGTAAAATCAGGTCAGCAATCATCTTCACAATACTTTACTTTCAATGCCAGCGATTTTACCGGTGCACTCACACTCGCTACCAGTGCAGGTTTCCAGCTGTCAAAAGATAGTGCTGGCACATACACCACTTCCCTGAATTACCCTGTTGACTCCCTGTCTGGAACCGTAACTGTATGGGTAAGATTCTTACCTACAGCGGCTGATCAGGCATACACAGGCGCTCTCACATTCACCAGTGCAGGTCTGAACACCACGCCTATCGCACTTTCCGGCACCTCTTTACGCTCCCTGAAAGTGGTGAACTGGAACATGGAATGGTTTGGTAGTCCGGCACAAAACCCCGCAAATGATAGTCTGCAACAGGCAAATGCCACTGTAATACTTAAAAAACTGGATGCCGATATTTATGCACTGGCAGAAGTAGTAGATACTGCCCGTTTCAGAGCTGTCGTGAACCAGATGCCTGGTTATAGCTACATCATTTCTGACTTTGGCTCTTATGCAGACAGCATCACCGATGTGGATTATACTTCTGCACAGAAGCTCACATTCCTCTATAAAACAAGCGTGATCCGCTCTATTCGCAACTATGGTGTATTGAGAAAAGGTGGTAGCGCAAATGCCTATTACAACTGGTCTTCCGGTCGTTTCCCATTCCTGCTGGAGGCCACTGCAAACCTGGATGGAGATAGTGCCCTCATCAACTTCGTCCTCATTCACAGCAAGGCGAATACAGGCACCACTGCAGAAAAGATCCAGTCATGGCAGCGTCGTAAAGATGGTAACCTGGAACTAAAAGATTCCCTGGATGCACAGTATCCAACCAGCAACTTCATCATCCTCGGTGACTTCAACGATGCATTGAATAAAACCATCACCACAGAACTTGCGCCGGATACCACGACCTCTTACATCGATTTCATGAACGATACCGCGCATTATAAACCGCTCACATTGCCATTGAGCCTGGCTGGCGATCAGTCTACCACCGCTTATACAACTGTTATAGACAATGTGATCGCTTCCGATGAAATGGCGATTGCTTACCTCCCGGGTTCTGCTAAAGTGCACAAGGAAGTCGCTCAGCTCATCAGTAGCTATAGCAGCACAACCAGCGACCACTATCCGGTGCAGACTAATTACAACCTGCACATCCTGGGTAACCCTGCTACTGTTGAGAACTTCAATGCCATAGTAGATTCAGGCAATGTAAAAGTGACCTGGTCTACCCCCTACGAAATCAACACAGACCATTATGTAGTAGAGAAAACCCTCAACCTGCGTAACTACGTAGCAGTAGATACCCTCGCAGCACAGGGCAACAAAGATTTCGCAACCAGCTACCGCATCTATGACTATCAGCCATGGCTGGGATTCTCCTGGTACAGGCTGAAGATTGTAAGCAAAGATGGCAGCGTTCGCTACAGCGAAAATGACAGGGTATACGTATCTTTGCTGGACCTGATCAAAAAGCTCATCTGGTGCATCATCGGTCATAACCTCCAGGTATGGGTGGATATGGAAAAACCAGGACCCGCTCAATTTGAACTCATAGATATGCAGGGACGCAGCCGTTTCAAATCACAACAGTTTGTAAACAAAGGCCGCAATACCAAGACCATTGATGTGAACGCTTTACCTAATGGTATATATATATTAAGGGTACAGAGCCTGGATGGTGTAAAAACAAGTAAAATATTGATTACCAAATAA
- a CDS encoding alpha/beta hydrolase: MLPCAILLYLLPGCKNESGSQTLTADTSLAASPGAKQELILLNQHYGDDSLQTIDIYLPAGRSPKRTHLMVFVHGGGWIGGDKSDFSAACEGLVRNTTFSPAFAYVNVNYRLVKDGKNKFPTAEEDLVAAMNYMYAHADSFLVSPLSALIGASAGGQLTTLIAYKHNEKKHIKCVASNWGPYDLARMYKEGSSGVPELMAVVLGVTPSENPEMYAASSPVTYVSSDSPPTFLAHGKQDSLVRINQGNELDSALSENKVPHEFYTFDGYHGYSSDQVANDAADKMFNFIAKYTK, from the coding sequence ATGTTACCATGCGCTATCCTTTTATACTTATTACCTGGATGTAAAAATGAATCTGGTTCACAGACGCTCACTGCAGATACTTCGCTGGCGGCGAGTCCTGGCGCAAAACAGGAGTTAATTTTACTCAATCAACATTATGGGGATGATTCATTACAGACGATCGACATTTACCTGCCTGCAGGCAGGTCGCCCAAGCGTACCCACCTGATGGTGTTTGTGCATGGGGGTGGATGGATAGGAGGGGATAAGAGTGATTTCTCTGCTGCCTGTGAGGGGTTGGTCAGGAATACAACATTCTCGCCGGCGTTTGCTTATGTGAATGTTAATTACCGGTTGGTAAAGGATGGGAAGAATAAATTTCCAACAGCGGAAGAAGACCTGGTAGCAGCCATGAATTATATGTATGCACATGCCGATTCATTTCTGGTATCACCATTGTCAGCGCTGATCGGGGCAAGTGCAGGTGGACAGCTGACTACACTGATTGCTTATAAACACAATGAGAAGAAGCATATAAAGTGTGTGGCGAGTAACTGGGGACCTTATGATTTAGCGCGGATGTATAAAGAGGGATCGTCTGGAGTACCTGAGTTGATGGCGGTTGTGCTGGGTGTCACACCTTCGGAGAACCCGGAAATGTATGCAGCGAGTAGTCCTGTTACATATGTATCTTCAGATAGTCCGCCTACTTTTCTGGCGCATGGTAAGCAGGATTCTTTAGTGAGGATTAACCAGGGGAATGAGTTGGATAGTGCGTTGTCGGAGAATAAAGTGCCGCATGAATTTTATACGTTTGACGGCTATCATGGCTATTCTTCAGACCAGGTGGCGAATGATGCGGCGGACAAGATGTTTAATTTCATCGCCAAGTATACAAAGTAA
- the rpsF gene encoding 30S ribosomal protein S6, producing MNYELMVIFTPVLSEEDYKAAQKKFADIIKDNGGELTHENPWGLKSLAYPIQKKTTGMYLVLEYSAPSDLNEKLKIQLNRDENVLRHMITALDKYAVQYNNRKRHGVNADSKTAEA from the coding sequence ATGAATTACGAATTGATGGTGATTTTTACCCCTGTGCTGTCTGAGGAAGACTACAAAGCTGCTCAGAAAAAATTCGCTGACATTATCAAAGATAATGGTGGTGAATTAACGCACGAAAATCCCTGGGGATTAAAATCACTGGCGTACCCTATCCAGAAGAAGACCACGGGCATGTACCTGGTACTGGAATACAGTGCGCCATCCGACCTCAATGAGAAGCTGAAAATTCAGCTGAACCGCGATGAAAATGTGCTCCGTCACATGATTACTGCACTGGACAAATACGCTGTTCAGTACAACAATCGCAAGAGACATGGCGTAAACGCTGATTCTAAAACCGCTGAAGCTTAA
- a CDS encoding dipeptidase: protein MFAIDAHLDLSMNAMEWNRNLRLPVNDIRKREEGQTDKPDRAKGVVSFPELRKGNIGLVVGTQIARFVAPDNPLPGWFSPEQAWAQTQGQLAWYKAMEEAGELTPITDLAALEKHLAYWNDGQPTANKAIGYILSLEGADSIVDIPYLERAYNNGLRAVGPAHYGPGRYAQGTDATGFMGDKGRALLKEMERLNIILDATHLCDDCFWEAMEHFSGHVWASHNNVRKLVDHNRQFSDEMILELVKRGAVIGGAMDAWMMVPGWVRGVSDPKGMDCNLDKLVDHMDYICQLAGNALHVGIGSDLDGAFGKEQSPYDLETIADVQKLPALFKKRGYSDEDVENIMHGNWLRFLRKAWSK from the coding sequence ATGTTTGCAATAGACGCGCATCTGGATCTCAGTATGAACGCGATGGAGTGGAACCGCAATCTCCGCCTGCCTGTGAATGACATCAGGAAAAGGGAAGAAGGACAAACCGATAAACCAGACCGCGCTAAAGGAGTGGTATCTTTTCCGGAGTTGCGCAAAGGAAATATAGGGTTGGTAGTAGGTACACAGATTGCCCGTTTTGTGGCTCCTGACAATCCACTGCCGGGATGGTTTTCACCAGAACAGGCATGGGCACAGACACAGGGGCAGCTGGCGTGGTACAAGGCGATGGAAGAGGCAGGAGAACTGACTCCCATTACTGATCTGGCCGCTCTGGAAAAACATCTTGCTTACTGGAATGATGGACAACCAACAGCCAACAAAGCCATTGGTTATATCTTAAGCCTGGAAGGTGCTGATTCTATCGTAGACATACCTTACCTGGAAAGGGCCTATAATAATGGTTTGCGTGCTGTAGGCCCTGCACACTATGGCCCTGGCAGATATGCACAGGGTACAGATGCAACAGGGTTTATGGGTGATAAAGGCAGAGCGCTGCTGAAAGAAATGGAGCGGCTCAACATTATTCTGGATGCTACGCACCTGTGTGATGATTGCTTTTGGGAAGCCATGGAGCACTTTTCCGGACATGTTTGGGCCAGCCATAATAACGTGCGTAAACTAGTGGATCATAACCGTCAGTTCTCTGACGAGATGATACTTGAACTGGTAAAGAGAGGCGCTGTAATAGGTGGTGCGATGGATGCGTGGATGATGGTACCAGGATGGGTAAGAGGCGTATCTGATCCTAAAGGCATGGATTGTAACCTGGATAAACTGGTAGATCATATGGATTATATCTGTCAGCTGGCGGGCAATGCATTGCATGTAGGCATCGGTTCTGACCTGGATGGCGCCTTTGGTAAGGAGCAATCTCCATATGATCTAGAAACGATTGCAGATGTGCAGAAACTACCTGCATTGTTTAAGAAGAGAGGTTACTCAGATGAAGATGTAGAAAACATAATGCATGGGAACTGGTTACGGTTCCTGAGAAAGGCATGGAGTAAATAA
- a CDS encoding D-TA family PLP-dependent enzyme translates to MNWYELHNINTVDSPALLVYPERMRDNILAVKASVKDVQRLRPHVKTSKITEAAQLLIEEGIHKFKCATIAEAEMLGLAGAKDVLLAYQPVGPKIERLLELTDQYPDTKYSCLVDNAASAVAIAAQFATAQKVLPVYLDLNVGMNRTGIVPGAAALALYQELAHLPGVTPVGLHAYDGHLHDVDIAIRKEKCNAAYVPVQALAQAITDSGLPAPRIVAGGSPTFPIHAEREGVECSPGTFIFWDWGYQQHLPDQKYDYAAVLVTRVISIIDGERLCLDLGHKSVAAENPQPRVVFLNAPEASPVSQSEEHLVVKVADTAQYPVGTVLYGVPYHICPTVALYERVGVVEKNTCIAQWKVVARDRKIMI, encoded by the coding sequence ATGAACTGGTACGAACTGCACAACATTAACACGGTGGATTCACCTGCATTGCTGGTGTATCCGGAGCGTATGCGAGACAACATCCTTGCAGTGAAAGCTTCTGTGAAGGATGTGCAGCGACTGCGCCCACATGTAAAAACCAGCAAGATCACGGAGGCTGCACAGCTGCTGATCGAAGAGGGCATTCATAAATTTAAGTGTGCCACCATAGCCGAAGCAGAAATGCTTGGATTGGCAGGCGCAAAAGATGTATTGCTTGCTTATCAGCCTGTAGGGCCAAAGATCGAACGATTGCTGGAACTCACCGATCAATATCCGGATACGAAATACAGTTGCCTGGTGGATAACGCTGCTTCGGCTGTAGCGATCGCAGCACAATTTGCCACCGCGCAAAAGGTGTTGCCTGTGTATCTCGATCTGAATGTAGGCATGAACAGAACAGGTATTGTACCAGGTGCAGCAGCCCTGGCATTGTACCAGGAACTGGCACACCTGCCAGGTGTTACACCTGTAGGATTACATGCCTATGATGGTCACCTGCATGATGTGGATATTGCTATTCGTAAAGAGAAATGTAATGCTGCGTATGTGCCTGTACAGGCCCTTGCACAGGCTATTACAGACAGTGGATTGCCTGCACCACGCATTGTAGCGGGTGGTTCTCCCACATTCCCCATTCATGCCGAAAGAGAAGGTGTGGAGTGTAGTCCGGGTACCTTTATCTTCTGGGATTGGGGATATCAGCAGCACTTACCGGATCAGAAGTATGACTATGCGGCCGTATTGGTGACAAGAGTGATTTCCATTATTGATGGAGAGCGCCTGTGTCTTGACCTGGGGCATAAATCAGTTGCAGCAGAAAATCCACAACCAAGAGTTGTTTTCCTGAATGCACCGGAAGCCTCGCCTGTATCACAAAGTGAGGAGCACCTGGTTGTGAAAGTGGCGGATACTGCGCAATACCCTGTGGGTACTGTATTGTACGGCGTACCATATCATATATGCCCTACCGTAGCCCTGTATGAGCGCGTGGGTGTTGTAGAAAAAAATACCTGTATTGCGCAATGGAAAGTTGTAGCGAGAGACAGGAAGATCATGATCTGA
- a CDS encoding RidA family protein produces MTATENFKALGLTLPPAPSPLGVYKPYLIDGKYLYLSGHGPVQDDKSLIIGRIGEDMDIEKGKLAARQVALTMLSTIVTNLGSLDKVKRVIKVLGMVNCTPDFGRHPYVINGASELFAKIWGEENGIGVRSAVGMGSLPDNIPVEIEALFELA; encoded by the coding sequence ATGACAGCAACAGAAAACTTCAAAGCATTAGGATTGACATTGCCACCAGCACCTTCTCCACTGGGTGTTTATAAGCCTTACCTGATCGATGGCAAATACCTGTACCTCTCCGGCCACGGCCCGGTACAGGACGATAAAAGCCTGATCATAGGCCGTATTGGTGAGGATATGGATATTGAGAAAGGTAAACTGGCTGCCAGACAAGTTGCCCTGACCATGCTTTCTACCATCGTTACCAACCTGGGAAGCCTGGACAAAGTAAAGCGTGTGATCAAGGTATTGGGTATGGTGAACTGCACACCTGATTTTGGTCGTCATCCATATGTGATCAATGGCGCCAGCGAACTGTTTGCAAAAATATGGGGCGAAGAGAATGGGATCGGTGTGCGTAGCGCTGTAGGTATGGGTTCTCTGCCTGATAATATTCCTGTTGAAATTGAGGCATTATTTGAATTAGCATAA